In the genome of Staphylococcus durrellii, one region contains:
- the ltaS gene encoding polyglycerol-phosphate lipoteichoic acid synthase LtaS: MSLHKKKLTLFAFFILTVLTVTLKTYFSYYVDFSLGVKGLVQNLILLMNPYSLIALILSLFLFFKGKKAFWFIFIGGFLLSFLLYANVVYFRFFSDFLTFSTLNQVGNVDSMGGAVTASFKWYDFVYFIDTIIYLFVLIFKQKWIDKRVFSKKFVPVVMAASVALFFLNLAFAESDRPQLLSRTFDHKYLVKYLGPYNFTVYDGVKTIQNSQQKALANEDDLTKVLNYTKQKRTTPNKEYYGAAKKKNIIKIHLESFQTFLINKRVNGQEVTPFLNKLSSGKQDFRYYPNFFHQTGQGKTSDSEFMMDNSLYGLPQGSAYSLKGNNTFQSLPAILDQQQGYTSSVMHGDYKTFWNRDQIYRHFGIDKFYDATYYDMSQKNIQNLGLKDKEFFKESVNYLSKEKQPFYNHMITLTNHYPFTLSPQDASIEKPNTGDSTVDGYVQTANYLDQSLEEFVGELKKKGLYKDSVIMIYGDHYGISENHNKAMEKLLGEKIDSAKFTDLNRTGFWLKIPGKKGTIDKTYAGQQDVMPTVLHLLGIDSKNYLMMGTDLLSKDHNDTVPFRNGDFVTKDYKYVNGRIYSNKDNKPMTTKPKDFEKRKQQTDKDLEMSDNVLNGDLFRFYKNPDFKKVNPAKYEYKAGPKGQEKK; this comes from the coding sequence ATGAGTTTACACAAAAAGAAATTAACGCTATTTGCGTTTTTTATTCTAACGGTGTTAACTGTTACTTTAAAAACGTATTTTTCTTATTATGTTGATTTTTCTTTAGGTGTTAAAGGATTAGTCCAAAATTTAATTCTTTTAATGAATCCATATAGTTTAATAGCACTTATACTAAGTTTGTTCTTATTCTTTAAAGGTAAAAAAGCTTTTTGGTTTATCTTTATTGGTGGATTTTTACTTAGTTTCTTACTTTACGCAAATGTTGTATATTTCAGATTCTTCTCTGATTTTTTAACATTTAGTACGTTAAATCAAGTAGGAAACGTTGATTCTATGGGTGGCGCAGTTACTGCATCATTCAAATGGTATGACTTTGTATACTTTATTGATACGATTATTTACCTGTTCGTATTAATATTTAAACAAAAATGGATAGATAAACGTGTATTTAGTAAAAAGTTTGTTCCGGTAGTAATGGCAGCGTCGGTAGCATTATTTTTCTTAAATTTAGCATTTGCTGAATCTGATCGTCCTCAATTATTATCACGTACATTTGACCATAAATACTTAGTAAAATATTTAGGGCCTTATAACTTTACAGTTTATGACGGAGTTAAAACAATTCAAAACAGCCAACAAAAAGCATTGGCAAACGAAGATGATTTAACTAAAGTCTTGAACTATACTAAACAGAAGCGTACGACACCAAACAAAGAGTACTATGGTGCAGCTAAGAAGAAAAACATTATTAAAATTCACTTAGAAAGTTTCCAAACGTTCTTAATTAATAAGAGAGTGAATGGACAAGAGGTAACACCATTCTTAAATAAATTATCTTCTGGGAAACAAGATTTCAGATATTATCCAAACTTCTTCCATCAAACTGGACAAGGTAAGACATCTGACTCAGAGTTTATGATGGATAATAGTTTATACGGCTTACCACAAGGATCAGCCTATTCTCTTAAAGGTAATAATACGTTCCAATCATTACCAGCTATTTTAGACCAACAACAAGGTTATACATCTAGCGTAATGCACGGTGACTATAAAACGTTCTGGAACCGTGACCAAATTTATAGACACTTTGGTATTGATAAGTTCTATGACGCAACATACTATGATATGTCACAAAAGAATATTCAAAACTTAGGTCTTAAAGACAAAGAATTCTTTAAAGAATCGGTAAACTATCTATCAAAAGAAAAACAACCGTTCTATAATCATATGATTACTTTAACGAACCACTATCCATTCACATTATCACCACAAGATGCTTCAATTGAAAAGCCAAACACAGGTGATTCAACTGTTGATGGATACGTTCAAACGGCAAATTATTTGGACCAATCGTTAGAAGAATTTGTTGGCGAACTTAAGAAAAAAGGTCTATATAAAGATTCTGTTATTATGATTTATGGTGACCACTATGGTATTTCAGAAAATCATAACAAAGCTATGGAAAAACTATTAGGCGAAAAAATCGATTCAGCCAAATTTACAGACTTAAACCGTACTGGATTCTGGTTGAAAATACCTGGTAAAAAAGGAACAATCGATAAAACTTATGCCGGTCAACAAGACGTTATGCCTACAGTATTACACTTATTAGGTATTGATTCTAAAAACTACTTGATGATGGGTACAGACTTATTATCTAAAGATCACAATGATACAGTACCATTCAGAAATGGTGACTTTGTGACTAAAGATTACAAATATGTAAATGGTAGAATCTACTCAAACAAAGATAACAAACCAATGACTACTAAACCGAAAGACTTTGAAAAACGCAAACAACAAACAGATAAAGACTTAGAAATGAGTGACAATGTCTTAAACGGTGATTTATTCAGATTCTACAAGAACCCAGATTTCAAAAAAGTAAACCCAGCAAAATATGAATATAAAGCAGGTCCTAAAGGACAAGAGAAAAAATAA
- a CDS encoding 5-oxoprolinase subunit C family protein yields MSIIIEDEGLFSSFQDFGRQGYEDRGIIPGGALDTLSHEIANRLVANDKHEATLEMTNKMARIRFTEPTLIALSGGTFKASTDDLTVLPNKLYLMLKGDVLRFVETQRTSRVYLAVGGGFELDEWLGSTSTDFKAKIGGFHGRSLKKGDEINMKRNYSKRHQKLFENLEQTRQTNWGIDGYALSFNYMSDVFHVIKNKGTEDFDQETLGRFTLSEYKVTSKANRVGMIVEGQSVKAYYEDMPLHQSVKRGTIQVKRDGTPIILLNDHYTLGSYPQLGTIATYHLTKLGQKHQGEKLKFQFIDVATAEENLIKFNNWLNQLFHGIEYRMQIEMQR; encoded by the coding sequence ATGTCAATCATAATAGAGGACGAAGGATTATTCTCAAGTTTCCAAGACTTTGGCAGGCAAGGTTATGAAGATCGTGGCATAATTCCCGGTGGTGCATTAGATACATTGTCTCACGAGATTGCCAATCGCCTTGTGGCAAATGACAAACATGAAGCGACGCTTGAAATGACTAATAAAATGGCACGTATACGTTTTACAGAACCTACCCTCATTGCACTAAGTGGAGGGACGTTTAAAGCGTCAACAGATGATTTAACAGTATTGCCAAACAAACTATATTTAATGTTAAAAGGTGATGTATTACGGTTTGTTGAAACACAACGAACTTCAAGAGTTTATTTAGCAGTTGGTGGTGGATTTGAATTAGACGAATGGTTGGGTTCAACTTCAACAGACTTCAAAGCTAAAATTGGCGGATTTCATGGTCGAAGCCTAAAAAAAGGTGACGAGATAAATATGAAACGTAATTACTCTAAGCGACATCAAAAGTTGTTTGAGAATTTAGAACAAACTAGACAAACGAATTGGGGCATAGACGGCTATGCATTGTCATTTAACTATATGTCTGATGTCTTTCATGTGATTAAAAATAAAGGTACTGAAGATTTCGATCAGGAAACATTAGGTCGTTTTACTTTAAGTGAATATAAGGTCACGAGTAAAGCCAACAGAGTAGGCATGATCGTAGAAGGCCAATCTGTCAAGGCATACTATGAAGATATGCCACTTCATCAGTCAGTTAAACGTGGCACAATTCAAGTTAAAAGAGACGGTACGCCTATTATATTGTTAAATGATCATTATACTTTAGGGAGTTATCCGCAATTAGGTACGATAGCTACATATCACCTAACAAAATTAGGACAAAAACATCAAGGAGAAAAGCTAAAATTCCAATTTATTGATGTTGCAACAGCAGAAGAGAATTTAATTAAGTTTAACAACTGGTTGAATCAATTGTTTCATGGCATAGAATATAGAATGCAAATTGAAATGCAACGATAA
- a CDS encoding 5-oxoprolinase subunit B family protein, translating into MKIYSQGDQAIVVSIEKKVSKDLTEDLLALKAYLLERNYSFIKEIVPTESDMMICYDARSMIKHHHIQSPFQYMKDLVYSIRLEIVHDDTPEGITYIPVIYGAKYGPDLQQLLKYYDIDLETFIERHTNCTYFVSTMGYSPGFPYLTGMDERLFVNHTGKKKSFIPAGAVIIEGKKTGINTTDTYGDWLVIGYTPMQLFNPQKDDFTKLTLGDNVRFTPCKKNEIDLGGFKPCQS; encoded by the coding sequence ATGAAAATTTATAGTCAAGGGGATCAAGCTATAGTAGTTTCTATAGAGAAAAAGGTATCAAAAGATTTAACAGAAGATTTACTTGCGTTAAAGGCATATCTTTTAGAACGTAATTATTCTTTTATAAAGGAAATCGTGCCAACTGAGTCGGACATGATGATCTGTTACGACGCTCGAAGTATGATTAAACATCACCATATTCAATCACCTTTTCAATATATGAAAGATTTAGTTTATTCTATTAGATTAGAAATTGTTCACGATGATACACCTGAAGGAATTACTTATATTCCAGTAATATATGGTGCTAAATATGGCCCGGATTTACAGCAATTATTGAAATATTATGATATTGATTTAGAAACTTTTATTGAACGACATACAAATTGCACATATTTCGTATCAACGATGGGATATTCGCCAGGATTTCCATATTTAACGGGCATGGATGAACGTTTATTTGTAAATCATACTGGCAAAAAGAAATCCTTTATTCCAGCGGGTGCTGTTATTATTGAAGGCAAAAAAACTGGCATAAATACGACGGATACATATGGAGATTGGCTCGTTATCGGCTATACGCCGATGCAATTGTTTAATCCTCAAAAAGATGATTTTACTAAGCTTACATTGGGAGATAACGTGAGATTTACACCTTGTAAGAAAAATGAGATAGATTTAGGGGGCTTCAAACCATGTCAATCATAA
- a CDS encoding aminotransferase class IV has translation MKLFETMRLENNEIKRLQLHKERINHSCHALGIDFDERQWNDAITHILENYPNQLKRLKLMFDKEGNLTFEVAELPDKQYFTARLVKLDNAVNDKYLIHKTTQRNHLQHDHSTDLILLYDDKGKVLEFDIGNIMVEEDNQCYTPEYEQDFLRGTMRRALLEEGSLEIKNYDVATFVRKLKNNEIKVFLLNSLREVADVEIYL, from the coding sequence ATGAAGTTATTTGAAACGATGAGACTCGAAAACAACGAAATTAAAAGATTACAGTTACATAAAGAAAGGATTAATCATTCTTGTCATGCATTAGGTATTGATTTTGATGAACGGCAATGGAATGATGCCATTACACATATTTTAGAAAATTACCCTAATCAACTTAAAAGACTTAAGCTGATGTTCGATAAGGAAGGTAATTTAACATTTGAAGTTGCAGAACTACCAGATAAACAATATTTTACTGCACGATTGGTGAAATTAGATAATGCAGTCAATGATAAATACCTCATTCATAAAACGACACAGCGCAATCATCTACAACACGATCACTCTACAGACTTAATCTTATTATATGATGACAAAGGGAAAGTATTAGAATTTGATATTGGTAATATAATGGTAGAGGAAGATAATCAATGTTATACACCTGAATATGAACAAGATTTTTTACGTGGCACAATGAGAAGAGCTTTGCTAGAAGAAGGTTCACTTGAAATTAAAAATTATGACGTGGCTACATTTGTACGAAAACTAAAAAATAATGAAATTAAAGTTTTTCTATTAAATAGTTTACGTGAGGTTGCCGATGTAGAAATTTATCTATAG
- a CDS encoding chorismate-binding protein, producing the protein MHIQFNYRYMNNEDDYETYNIICTDFIAQNLAWRIDEVGQVVAYAEKKQRQGKYVVLYLPYEAAKYYNNDMAVVNINEPYIYAAAYVFDSVTPSNTYGASMNSKYHNFQFTESNEIMRANIESIQQEIINGNTYQVNYTTRLIENIRRPIFELYQQLQLSNNGHYAALIDTDELKIASASPELFFQQGPFKNNSNIILSKPMKGTISRGATEEEDKLQYATLEHSEKDKAENVMIVDLLRNDIARITKTNSVKVYKLFNIEKYATVFQMTSMVTGELAKGTTLNEILSSLFPCGSITGAPKINTMKFIKSLEKVPRHIYCGTIGLLMPNGKSIFNVPIRTIQYIDGKAVYGVGAGITIDSEVDKEIQEFKDKAKILERL; encoded by the coding sequence GTGCATATCCAATTTAATTATCGTTATATGAATAATGAAGATGATTATGAAACCTACAATATTATATGCACAGATTTTATCGCTCAAAATCTTGCGTGGCGTATAGATGAAGTGGGCCAAGTCGTAGCATATGCGGAAAAAAAGCAAAGACAAGGTAAGTATGTGGTGTTATATTTACCATATGAAGCGGCTAAATATTACAATAATGATATGGCTGTCGTTAATATAAATGAACCTTATATATATGCAGCTGCTTATGTGTTTGATTCGGTAACGCCATCAAATACATATGGGGCGTCTATGAATAGTAAATATCATAACTTTCAATTTACCGAATCTAATGAAATAATGAGGGCGAATATTGAAAGTATTCAACAGGAAATAATTAACGGCAATACCTACCAAGTAAATTATACAACAAGGTTAATAGAAAATATTCGTCGTCCTATTTTTGAATTGTATCAACAATTGCAACTATCTAATAATGGCCATTATGCAGCATTAATAGATACTGATGAATTAAAAATTGCTTCAGCTTCACCGGAACTATTTTTCCAGCAAGGACCTTTTAAAAATAATAGCAATATCATTTTAAGCAAACCAATGAAAGGCACAATATCTCGTGGTGCTACTGAAGAAGAAGATAAATTGCAATACGCTACTTTAGAGCATTCAGAAAAAGATAAGGCTGAGAATGTAATGATTGTAGACCTACTAAGAAATGATATTGCGCGTATTACGAAAACGAATAGTGTGAAAGTATATAAGCTATTTAACATAGAAAAGTATGCTACTGTATTTCAGATGACATCTATGGTTACAGGAGAGCTAGCTAAGGGAACGACGTTGAATGAAATTTTGTCATCATTATTTCCATGTGGTTCAATCACAGGTGCGCCAAAAATAAATACAATGAAATTTATTAAATCATTAGAAAAAGTGCCGCGACATATATATTGTGGCACTATTGGATTGTTAATGCCTAATGGCAAATCCATATTTAATGTGCCGATACGTACGATTCAATATATAGACGGTAAAGCTGTATATGGCGTAGGAGCAGGTATTACAATTGACTCTGAAGTCGATAAAGAGATACAAGAATTTAAAGACAAAGCAAAAATATTGGAGCGTTTATAA
- a CDS encoding anthranilate synthase component II has product MIIVIDNKDSFTYNLVDYVENISKLPVKVIDVEEVVITELQLLKPEAIIISPGPGQPSDYPILGRLIEHFEETTPILGVCLGFQLIVDYYGGIIFKSGKPVHGHVTTLTHTNSGIFEGLNQNFKVMRYHSLIAQRYTLPSKLNITAYNDEEIIMAVEHRELPIYGVQYHPESILSQYGHKQLQLFLMKAGEHCAYPI; this is encoded by the coding sequence ATGATTATCGTCATCGACAATAAAGATTCATTCACATATAATCTCGTGGATTATGTTGAAAATATTTCTAAACTTCCAGTTAAAGTCATTGACGTGGAGGAAGTTGTCATAACTGAATTACAATTATTAAAACCAGAAGCAATTATTATCTCACCCGGCCCTGGTCAACCAAGTGACTATCCAATATTAGGTCGCCTAATAGAGCATTTTGAAGAGACCACACCTATCTTAGGTGTATGTTTAGGTTTTCAATTAATTGTTGATTATTATGGAGGCATTATCTTTAAAAGTGGTAAACCAGTACATGGTCATGTAACAACATTAACGCATACTAATAGTGGTATTTTCGAAGGTTTAAACCAAAACTTTAAAGTAATGCGTTATCATTCTTTAATTGCTCAACGGTATACGCTACCATCTAAGTTAAATATTACAGCTTATAATGACGAAGAGATCATTATGGCAGTTGAACATAGGGAACTGCCAATTTATGGTGTGCAATATCACCCAGAGTCAATTTTGAGTCAATATGGTCATAAACAATTACAATTATTTTTAATGAAAGCAGGTGAACACTGTGCATATCCAATTTAA
- the queC gene encoding 7-cyano-7-deazaguanine synthase QueC: MTEQLLDKNKAIVVFSGGQDSTTCLFWAKQHFNEVELVTFKYGQRHAQEIEVAQTIANEQQLKHHVLDMSLLSQLTPNALTDSTMAIEANGDDVPNTFVPARNLLFLSFAGALAYQLNAKNIITGVCETDFSGYPDCRDSFVKSINVTLNLSMDKTFVIHTPLMWLDKKETWALSDDLGVLDYVRERTLTCYNGIIGDGCGTCPSCKLRARGLNNYLADKGANK; this comes from the coding sequence ATGACAGAGCAATTATTAGATAAAAATAAAGCGATTGTAGTGTTTAGCGGAGGTCAAGATAGTACGACATGTTTATTTTGGGCAAAACAACATTTTAACGAAGTTGAATTAGTAACTTTTAAATATGGACAAAGGCATGCTCAAGAAATTGAAGTGGCACAAACTATAGCTAATGAACAACAACTTAAACACCATGTGCTAGATATGTCATTATTATCTCAATTAACACCTAATGCATTAACTGACTCAACGATGGCTATTGAAGCAAATGGTGACGATGTACCCAATACTTTTGTACCTGCCCGGAATTTATTATTTTTATCTTTTGCTGGTGCTTTAGCTTATCAACTTAATGCTAAAAATATAATTACAGGTGTATGTGAAACTGATTTTTCTGGTTATCCAGATTGTCGTGATAGCTTTGTTAAATCAATAAATGTTACTTTGAATTTATCAATGGATAAAACCTTTGTAATTCATACACCATTAATGTGGCTAGATAAAAAAGAGACATGGGCATTAAGTGATGATTTAGGTGTATTAGATTACGTAAGAGAGCGTACATTAACATGCTATAACGGGATTATTGGAGATGGATGTGGCACATGCCCATCCTGTAAATTACGCGCGCGTGGTTTGAACAACTATTTGGCCGATAAAGGAGCGAATAAATAA
- the queD gene encoding 6-carboxytetrahydropterin synthase QueD, which produces MFQQNYPQVNHNYLFELNKDFNFSAAHYIPSEDAGKCMRTHGHTYFVNLTIAGDTLDHNGFLVNFSDLKKLIHGSFDHQLLNELPMFKDKSPSTEIVAQTIYEMVQNSLDSRLNEPQCLQVYVRETPTSYVIYRPKEHNNG; this is translated from the coding sequence ATGTTTCAACAAAACTATCCTCAAGTAAATCATAACTACTTGTTTGAATTAAATAAAGATTTTAATTTTTCAGCTGCGCATTATATTCCAAGTGAAGACGCTGGAAAATGTATGCGCACGCATGGTCACACATATTTTGTCAATTTAACTATAGCAGGCGACACACTTGATCATAATGGCTTTTTAGTAAATTTCAGTGATTTAAAAAAACTTATCCATGGTTCATTTGACCATCAATTGTTAAATGAATTACCTATGTTTAAAGATAAAAGTCCATCAACAGAAATCGTGGCACAAACAATTTATGAAATGGTACAAAATAGTTTAGATAGTCGTTTAAATGAGCCACAATGTCTACAAGTTTATGTTCGTGAAACGCCAACAAGTTATGTTATATATCGTCCGAAGGAGCATAACAATGGCTAA
- the queE gene encoding 7-carboxy-7-deazaguanine synthase QueE produces MAKIPVLEIFGPTIQGEGRVIGRKTMFVRTAGCDYRCSWCDSSFTWDGSAKEDIRMMTAEEIYDELYQIGGEMFNHVTISGGNPALIKGIQELVDLFEGKNIYSALETQGSKFQPWMTQIDDLTISPKPPSSKMKPNLFILDEVIKQCKHDTLNLKVVIFDNEDYAFAKMIHHRYPSIPFYLQVGNPYLDGEHVSHHTEKLLSLYESLVTRVMESSDMNNVYVLPQLHTLLWSNKKGV; encoded by the coding sequence ATGGCTAAAATTCCAGTTTTAGAAATATTTGGACCCACGATTCAAGGCGAAGGCAGAGTAATCGGCCGCAAAACCATGTTTGTTAGAACGGCTGGCTGTGATTATCGTTGTAGCTGGTGTGATTCAAGCTTCACTTGGGACGGTAGCGCTAAAGAAGATATTCGTATGATGACTGCTGAAGAAATATATGACGAACTTTATCAAATTGGTGGTGAAATGTTTAATCATGTAACTATATCGGGTGGTAATCCTGCCCTAATAAAAGGTATTCAAGAACTTGTTGATTTATTTGAAGGGAAAAATATTTATAGTGCGTTAGAAACACAAGGTAGTAAATTCCAACCTTGGATGACACAAATTGATGATTTAACTATTAGCCCTAAACCACCAAGTTCAAAAATGAAGCCTAATTTATTCATACTAGATGAAGTTATCAAACAATGTAAACACGACACTTTAAATTTAAAAGTAGTCATATTTGATAATGAAGATTATGCGTTTGCTAAAATGATTCATCATCGTTATCCTTCTATACCATTTTATTTACAAGTCGGTAACCCTTATTTAGACGGTGAACATGTATCTCATCATACAGAAAAATTATTATCATTATATGAAAGTCTTGTCACTCGTGTCATGGAAAGTAGTGATATGAACAATGTCTATGTATTACCACAACTGCATACATTGTTGTGGAGTAATAAAAAAGGAGTATAA
- a CDS encoding GlsB/YeaQ/YmgE family stress response membrane protein, which yields MGFILMLIVGGLIGWIAGGILGKDIPGGILGNIIAGIVGSALGSWLLGDWGWHLGGIAIFPALIGTIILVAVVSFILGKLRKK from the coding sequence ATGGGCTTTATACTTATGTTAATCGTTGGTGGTTTAATTGGTTGGATTGCTGGCGGGATTTTAGGCAAAGATATTCCTGGAGGTATTTTAGGTAATATCATTGCTGGTATCGTAGGTTCTGCACTAGGTTCATGGTTACTAGGAGATTGGGGTTGGCACTTAGGTGGCATTGCTATCTTCCCAGCACTAATTGGTACAATTATTCTAGTGGCGGTTGTATCATTTATCCTAGGTAAATTACGTAAAAAATAA